AGGTAAGGGAGCAAGGTGGAAAAACAAAAAACGGACTTGAAATGTTGCATCTGCAGGCTATACGTTCCTGGGAGATTTGGAATCCATAAAATGAAACCATCATGAGTTTATACTCGAGAAACACAATGAACCTCTTTTTGGTTACATGCTTAGTGATGCTTTCTGCCTGTAACAATAACAGTTATACACCTAAACCAAGAGGGTATTTTAGGATAGAATTTCCGGCTAAGCTTTATCAGAACTATAATAAGGACTGTCCTTTTTCATTTGACTATCCAAAATATGCCAATTTAGTTGCCGATAGCAGTACGGATACTCAGCCTTGCTGGTATAATCTTAATTTCCCTCAATTTAATGGTCGTCTGCACTTAACGTATTACGACATTTCTTCAAAAAAAGAATATGAAAATTTAGTGGAAGATGCCCGTACATTTGCTTTTAAACATACAGTGAAGGCCAATGCTATCGACCAGAAGATCATTAATTATCCTGAAAGGAAGGTTTATGGCATTTATTATGCCATTGAAGGGAATACCGCTTCTTCTGTGCAGTTCTTTTTAACAGACAGTTTGAAGCATTACTTTAGGGGAGCCTTGTATTTTAATGAAAGACCTCAATATGATTCCATTCAGCCGGTGGTTTCTTTTATTAAGAAGGATATTGATCGAATGATCAATACATTTAAATGGAAAAATTAATAATAAATTACAATAATGATAAGTATTAAACAATTCACCTTTAATCCTGTAAGGGAAAACACATATATCCTGTTTGATGAAACCGGTGAATGTGTGATCATTGATCCGGGAATGTATGATGCTGCCGAGCAAAATGCAGTGGTGAATTTTATTAAAGATCAGAATCTTAAGCCCGTACTTTTACTAAATACACATTGCCATTATGATCATGTGTTTGGTAATAAGTTTGTTTACGACAATTGGGGGTTAAAGCCTCAATTTCATAAAGGCGAGCTGTATGTGTTACAAGCTATCCCGGGTTATGTACCACAGTTGGGTTTGCACTATGAGCTTTCGCCCGAGCCCGAGGTATTTTTACCGGAATCTGGCAAGGTAAACTTTGGTAATAGTCAGCTGGAACTTATATTTGCACCTGGACATTCTCCTGCACATTTATGTTTTTATGCCGCGGCTGATAACTTTTTAATCGGAGGAGACGTATTGTTTTATTGCAGTATTGGTCGTACAGACCTTCCGGGAGGCAACCATTTACAATTAATCAATAGTATCAAAAATAACTTGTTTATATTGCCGGATGATTGCAAAGTTTACCCTGGGCATGGTCAGTCTACAACAATAGGTTTTGAAAAACAACATAATCCTTTTTTGCAATAAGTATTATATCATTAAATATTGAATACACCATTTTATATAGCACGCAGGTATCTTTTTGCAAAAAAATCTACCAATGCCATAAACATCATCTCTGCAATTTCTGCAGTTGGGGTTTTTGTAGGGAGCGCTGCTTTGATCATTATATTATCGGTGTTTAATGGTTTTGAGGAAGTTGTATTAAAAATGTTCAATACCATTACCCCGGAAATCGTTATTGCGCCCGTTCAAGGCAAAACATTCGATGCAAATACCACGTATTTTAATGAATTAAGAAAGAAAAAGGAAATCTATTCTTATACTGAAGTGTTGTCGGAAAATGCGCTGTTAAGGTATAATGATAAGCAATCGGTGGGCCTGGTTAAGGGAGTTAGTGAAGATTATTTGAAGAATAAAAGGTTAGACAGCATTACTGTTGATGGGGTGTTTAAGCTGGAAAATAAAAGTTTGAATTACGCGGTTATTGGTTCAGCAATTCAGAATTATCTAATGGTAAATACGACTGATCCATTTAATCCACTTCAGATATATTCACCTAAAAAGAAAAGCAATTTTGCAGGCTCAATTAACCCTGCTGATGACTTTACCATCCTTTCTATCCCTGTCTCCGGTATCTTTGAAGTTCAGCAAGATTTCGATAATGTTGCGATTGTTCCTTTAAGATTTGCCCGGCTGCTGCTGGAAGAGCCTGTAAAAGTATCTTCTATTGAAATTAATTTGCAGAAAGGGATCGACCCGGATAAGTTTAAAGCTCACATTGAAGATAAGCTTGGAAAGACCTTCGAGGTAAAGAACAGGATACAACAAAATAAGGTTCTTTACAATATTTTAGGAAGTGAAAAATGGGCAGTATACATTATCCTTACCTTTATATTGATTATTGCCATATTTAACATCATAGGCTCTTTAACAATGCTCGTTATTGATAAGCTAAAAGATATTGCCATTCTTAGTAGTCTTGGTGCAGGAAAGACGTTAATCAAGCGTATTTTCCTTTTCGAAGGAATGATGATCACCATGGCTGGCTGTATCTCAGGGTTAATCGTGGGCTTAATCTTTTGTCTGTTACAGCAGAAATTTGGGTTGGTAAAAATGTCACAAGATAATCTTGTGATTACCAATGCCTATCCTGTCGCATTAAAATGGAAAGATTTTTTGCTTGTATTTCTAACAGTAACTGTTTTTTCTTTTGTGGCATCAGCTTTGTCATCTAATTTGAGCGTGAAGAAAGTAAACCATTTAAATCAAGATCTTTAAAATCATGAATATATTTAAAAGTCCACTATTTTTATTAATAGCAATTGTTGTTGTGATTGTTGCGTGTAATCCAAATCCTGATAAGGCTAAAAGGAATAATGCTACACGCACCATGAAAGGCTTGTATAGTTACGGTCCGGAAATAAAATCGTTTACTGACTGTGAAGATGGGAATGAATATTGGGTCGCTGATAGTGCCAAAACCCTTGAACTTGCCTACAATAATCTTGGCTTTGAAAAACCTTACGAACCGGTTTATGTCGAGGTGGAGTGTCATGCCATTAAATCAGATAGTCTGAGTATGTCAGCCGATTACGATTCAACATTGGTGGTAACCAAACTATTAAAGATCACAAAAGAAATACCTGATGGCCCTTGTAATTAAGGGATTAAATAAATGTTTTGTTTAATGGGGGCTATTAAACCTCTTTCCTGAGCCATTGTAAATAAAACATCAATGGCTTTTCTTCCTTCTTCACCTAGTTCAATGCTATATTTATTTACATAGAGTTCGATGTGCTGATACATCACGGCTTCACTCATTTCCTGCGCATGTTGTCTGATGAATTCAATTCCTGATTTTGGATTGGCAAACGCAAATTCTACCGATTTCTTAATCAATCTGTTTACCTTTTCTTTGGTTTCCTGGTCCAGGTTTCTGTTGATTACAATTCCACCTAAAGGGATGGCACATCCTGTTAATTGCTCCCAATAACTCCCCAGGTCAACAATCTTATGCAACCCTTTTTCAGTGTAGGTAAAACGATTTTCGTGAATAATTAATCCCAGATCAATCCGATTTTCTAATAGAGAAGTTTCTATGTCCGAGAAAACCATTTCCTGTTTATTTGTTAAATGGGGGAATGCAATGCCCAATAAAAAATTAGCGGTTGTGTATTTACCCGGGATTCCAACTTTATAATCAGCGCTTAAATGTTCCCGTTTTGCTACTAAACTTTCATCATGACAGATGAGTAACGGACCTACGCCAAAACCCAAGGCGCTACCAGAATCCAATAGTGCATATTGTTCATGAACATGAGAGAATGCGTGAAAACTAAGTTTTGTGATATCCAGGTCTCCCCTAAGCGCTTTTTGATTTAATGTTTCCACATCATCAAAAAAAACTTCAAATTCTAAACCTTCGGTATCAATTTTATGATGAATCAGCGCATCAAAAATAAAAGTATCATTAGGGCAGGGAGAAAAGCCAAGACTAAGTTTCATCCGGTAAATGTAAGGACTAAGGGAAAATCATTGGTTATGTATTTGTCAAAAATCCTATTGCCCATTCGTTAAGGTTTTTTATGGCCAGTCCAATCTGCCATTTTTCTTTGTTTCGGGGTTCCACATAGTTGGATATGCTACGTATCTGCAGGCAAGGTAAAGATTCCTTTTCGCAGCAATAAAGCACTGCGGCACCTTCCATACTTTCTACGATAGGATTGGATTGCTTTAGCACTTTAAGGATACTGTTTTCATTGCCATGAACCTTATTTACGGTTATCCCATGTACCTTTTGTAGTTTTTCTACGCCGTCATGGAGCAAATTGTTTACTGCCGTATAGCGGGCTTTGCCAAATCCCAGTTCGTCAATACTCAAAAAGCTATTCCCATTTTCGGCTCCAAGTTCGGCAAATTCATCTGTTTTTACATTTACCACAGTCCCCAATGGAATGTTACGATCAAAAGCACCGGCAATACCGAGATTTAATATAAGCTTGTAGTGGTTTGATAAGTGTTTACCCAATGCAAAAGCAGTAGCAGTCATGCCTACGCCTGTAATTAGCAGGTCAAAGTCTTTTGTTCGCACAAAATCCTGATCTGGTAAATGGAAGTGTGTGGCTAAT
This is a stretch of genomic DNA from Candidatus Pedobacter colombiensis. It encodes these proteins:
- the gldD gene encoding gliding motility lipoprotein GldD produces the protein MSLYSRNTMNLFLVTCLVMLSACNNNSYTPKPRGYFRIEFPAKLYQNYNKDCPFSFDYPKYANLVADSSTDTQPCWYNLNFPQFNGRLHLTYYDISSKKEYENLVEDARTFAFKHTVKANAIDQKIINYPERKVYGIYYAIEGNTASSVQFFLTDSLKHYFRGALYFNERPQYDSIQPVVSFIKKDIDRMINTFKWKN
- a CDS encoding MBL fold metallo-hydrolase; translation: MISIKQFTFNPVRENTYILFDETGECVIIDPGMYDAAEQNAVVNFIKDQNLKPVLLLNTHCHYDHVFGNKFVYDNWGLKPQFHKGELYVLQAIPGYVPQLGLHYELSPEPEVFLPESGKVNFGNSQLELIFAPGHSPAHLCFYAAADNFLIGGDVLFYCSIGRTDLPGGNHLQLINSIKNNLFILPDDCKVYPGHGQSTTIGFEKQHNPFLQ
- a CDS encoding ABC transporter permease, giving the protein MNTPFYIARRYLFAKKSTNAINIISAISAVGVFVGSAALIIILSVFNGFEEVVLKMFNTITPEIVIAPVQGKTFDANTTYFNELRKKKEIYSYTEVLSENALLRYNDKQSVGLVKGVSEDYLKNKRLDSITVDGVFKLENKSLNYAVIGSAIQNYLMVNTTDPFNPLQIYSPKKKSNFAGSINPADDFTILSIPVSGIFEVQQDFDNVAIVPLRFARLLLEEPVKVSSIEINLQKGIDPDKFKAHIEDKLGKTFEVKNRIQQNKVLYNILGSEKWAVYIILTFILIIAIFNIIGSLTMLVIDKLKDIAILSSLGAGKTLIKRIFLFEGMMITMAGCISGLIVGLIFCLLQQKFGLVKMSQDNLVITNAYPVALKWKDFLLVFLTVTVFSFVASALSSNLSVKKVNHLNQDL
- a CDS encoding 1,4-dihydroxy-6-naphthoate synthase; this translates as MKLSLGFSPCPNDTFIFDALIHHKIDTEGLEFEVFFDDVETLNQKALRGDLDITKLSFHAFSHVHEQYALLDSGSALGFGVGPLLICHDESLVAKREHLSADYKVGIPGKYTTANFLLGIAFPHLTNKQEMVFSDIETSLLENRIDLGLIIHENRFTYTEKGLHKIVDLGSYWEQLTGCAIPLGGIVINRNLDQETKEKVNRLIKKSVEFAFANPKSGIEFIRQHAQEMSEAVMYQHIELYVNKYSIELGEEGRKAIDVLFTMAQERGLIAPIKQNIYLIP
- the mqnB gene encoding futalosine hydrolase; this translates as MKILLVAATRAEIALLATHFHLPDQDFVRTKDFDLLITGVGMTATAFALGKHLSNHYKLILNLGIAGAFDRNIPLGTVVNVKTDEFAELGAENGNSFLSIDELGFGKARYTAVNNLLHDGVEKLQKVHGITVNKVHGNENSILKVLKQSNPIVESMEGAAVLYCCEKESLPCLQIRSISNYVEPRNKEKWQIGLAIKNLNEWAIGFLTNT